A genomic segment from Schistocerca piceifrons isolate TAMUIC-IGC-003096 chromosome 4, iqSchPice1.1, whole genome shotgun sequence encodes:
- the LOC124796106 gene encoding uncharacterized protein LOC124796106 yields MVDVQLIIEIKVGKEMLDALLDSGSSVSALLESFMNIIKNRELVIFPVTGVQVETAVVNGTKTFLGEGGINIPNLCKLLEKNAASRWNEECETEFHGVKDKLCISKILYHHDMNFPFCLASDSSDYGISCELFQENLIDGRIEHRSVAFSGCMINKHKRGQKSDSIVGILGSELSADCRILNDRLMRWAMFMQQFEYEIRDIKDTENGFADALSRLPIGAEDNGREDSNEFKLLCMTGVAGEEEIRAVCKDMQRAQNDDPVVRHIKVNFDSKGYEKIPKDYKIHKGELFRRKDEETDKWRLSFPNKYLKQLIDYVHLSH; encoded by the exons ATGGTAGATGTACAACTAATTATTGAAATTAAAGTTGGCAAAGAAATGTTAGATGCACTTCTAGATTCAGGTAGTAGTGTGTCAGCGTTGTTGGAAAGTTTTATGAACATCATTAAAAATAGGGAACTAGTTATCTTCCCAGTCACTGGCGTTCAGGTTGAAACAGCAGTTGTG AATGGAACAAA AACATtcttgggggaggggggaatcAACATTCCGAATTTATGCAAACTGTTGGAAAAAAATGCAGCTTCGAGGTGGAACGAGGAATGTGAAACGGAATTCCACGGTGTAAAGGATAAATTGTGCATTAGTAAGATCTTGTATCACCACGATATGAATTTCCCTTTCTGTTTAGCGTCGGACAGTTCAGACTATGGAATAAGTTGTGAACTGTTTCAGGAAAACTTAATCGATGGAAGAATTGAACACCGTAGTGTGGCATTCTCAGGCTGCATGATAAATAAGCATAAACG AGGTCAGAAAAGTGACAGTATAGTCGGAATACTAGGCTCTGAGTTGTCTGCAGACTGCAGGATACTGAACGACCGCTTAATGCGTTGGGCAATGTTCATGCAGCAATTCGAGTACGAAATCCGCGACATAAAGGATACAGAAAATGGGTTTGCCGATGCTCTGTCCAGATTACCAATAGGGGCGGAAGATAATGGAAGGGAGGATTCGAACGAATTTAAGCTACTGTGTATGACGGGGGTGGCAGGGGAGGAAGAAATTCGTGCGGTGTGCAAAGATATGCAGCGAGCACAAAACGACGATCCTGTGGTGAGACACATTAAGGTGAATTTCGACAGCAAGGGATACGAGAAAATACCAAAAGATTATAAGATACACAAGGGAGAGTTATTCCGGCGGAAAGATGAAGAGACGGACAAATGGAGACTGTCTTTTCCCAAtaagtatttgaaacagttgaTAGACTACGTCCATTTAAGTCACTGA